Sequence from the Deltaproteobacteria bacterium genome:
CGATATATACATATTCAAGGCCAGAAGACAAAGCTACTGCCCGGGCTTTCTCTAGCGTCGAAACCGGCGTTGGGGGGAGATTCTTGAGCTTGTACAAAGGATAAAACCGAGAGAAATGGACTGGAGTATCCGCGCCCAATTCTCTCTTCACCCAGAGGCACATTTCCCTTACCACCGACATCTCATCGTTCTTTGTGGGAATCATGAGGTTTGTGATCTCTAAGTGGATTTTCTCCTGCTTCAGCGTCTTCAAGGTCTCGAGCACGGGGGCCAGTTCTCCGCTGCACAATTCACGATAAAATGTCTCCGTAAACCCCTTCAGATCAATATTTGCAGCGTCTAACACTTTGCACAGGTTTCGGAGTGGATCCATATTGATGAAGCCATTGGAGTGGATGACATTCAGAAGGCCGGCCTTCTTTGCAAAGGAGCCAATGTCTAGCATGTATTCATAAAAGATCATAGGTTCCACGTAAGTGTAGGCAACAGAATGGGCCCCCATCTGCTTGGCCTTCTTCACCACAATCTCAGGTGGCATTTCGTAGCTGTATACGTCCTCTGGGGAGGCTTGGGAGATTTCCCAAGTCTGGCAGAACTTACACCCGAAATTACACCCCGCTGTTGCGAGCGAAAGAGAACGGGTGCCAGGAAGGACATGAAAAAAGGGGTTCTTCTCGATCGGGTCTAAATAAATGGCGCAAGGATTCCCATAGACCAGGCTGTAACATTTCCCATCACGATTCTCACGCACCCTACAAAAACCCCTTTTGCCCTTGGGAACACGGCATCGCTTGGGGCATAGTTCACACTGGATCTCTCCTCCATCCAGGGCAGTAAAATATGGGGAGAGCTTTATCTTGATGAGGCCTTTCTTGGCCATTTGTGCCCGCACGGTTTCCGGAAAACCGAAGAGGTGAGCAAGGGAAAGAACACTGAAACTCGTCCCGCAAAACTTCAAGAAATCCCGTCTCGTCAGACGGGGCTCAGGGATACCCTCACCCTTCCTGCTGCTTCCCATGTCAAGCAAGAGGGAATAATTTGTAAGAGGTTCCTCATGTGATTTATTCATTATGAAAGAATGGCCTAAATATTAAATTTTTTCTCTTACTTGTCTTAAGAATTTTATTAGATCAATATACAACATATTGCGGTTGGGCTCTACTGTTGAAAATTGTAGATATCTAAACCTCAACACCTATTATCTTCTCTTTATAAGGCAAAGGCCTTCGTTTATTCCGCTTTTCCTTACCGCATTCCACACCTCTCCAGTGATATTGATGAAGGCAGCCCTCGTAGGGGTATTGAACCAGAGCCCTTTACGAAAAGAGATCCTTGAGAGAGGGATTGTTA
This genomic interval carries:
- the amrS gene encoding AmmeMemoRadiSam system radical SAM enzyme produces the protein MGSSRKGEGIPEPRLTRRDFLKFCGTSFSVLSLAHLFGFPETVRAQMAKKGLIKIKLSPYFTALDGGEIQCELCPKRCRVPKGKRGFCRVRENRDGKCYSLVYGNPCAIYLDPIEKNPFFHVLPGTRSLSLATAGCNFGCKFCQTWEISQASPEDVYSYEMPPEIVVKKAKQMGAHSVAYTYVEPMIFYEYMLDIGSFAKKAGLLNVIHSNGFINMDPLRNLCKVLDAANIDLKGFTETFYRELCSGELAPVLETLKTLKQEKIHLEITNLMIPTKNDEMSVVREMCLWVKRELGADTPVHFSRFYPLYKLKNLPPTPVSTLEKARAVALSSGLEYVYIGNVPGHEGENTFCPRCKKMVIQRTGYMIGEMHLKGGKCDYCGKPIPGIWA